The following DNA comes from Astatotilapia calliptera chromosome 6, fAstCal1.2, whole genome shotgun sequence.
agtgggcgttaagtaacttaaagaagtccagacgcttttctttgcaagctcctttgactacgatgacctggatgactgagaaccttcacagaccttATGACTTTAATTctgttatttattaatttgtgtATTGCTGTGTTATCAGAATACGTGCTGTACAAGTTCTCGCGATAAAATATGTTTCCTTTCTCTGTAGTTTTCATGGACAAGAAGAGGCACATAAAAGGCATCTTCATTTGCATTGCAGCAGCAGtgattttcatctttttctatCTCAATTCCAACAAAGTGGTTAGGAACATTCCTTATCAACCAGCATCAGCAGAGCCACGTTGGGAGGATCCAGGACCATATCATGTGGCCTACCCACGAAACTACAAATTCATCATGGATGACACGCCTACATGTAGGACCACAACTCCTTTCCTTATTCTGATGGTTCCTGTTGCACCCGGTAATGTGGCAACTCGGGATGCCATCCGGCAGACGTGGGCAAATGAGAAGCTGGTTCTGGGTCAGCAGGTAGAGACTGTCTTCATAGTGGGCCTCCCTGGTGGAAGTgatgctaaacatcagcaagagaAGCTTCAGCAGGAGAATCAGCTGTACCATGACCTGATTCAGAGCAACTTTCAGGACAGCTACTATAATCTGACTATCAAGACTATGGTCATACTGGAGTGGCTGGCTGCACACTGTACTAAGGCTTCCTTTGTCATGAAGATCGACTCCGATGTTATACTCAATGTCCCGAATCTGGTGAAACTGTTGGTGGATCCTAGCACAGCTAAGCAAAACTATATGACTGGGCTGGTTTGGTGGCATAGTCCTGTTTTAAGGAACCCATTTATAAAGTTCTACATGCCTCGATCTGTGATTGCTGAATCAGAGTACCCCCCGTATCCGCTCGGCTTTGCCTACGTCATGTCACTAGACCTTCCTGGGAAGATCTTGGGAGTGTCACCTGAGATCAAACCGATCTACATTGAAGATGCTTACCTCGGCATGTGTCTGAAACGCCTGGGCGTATCTCCTACTGACCCTCCAGAAGAAACAATGTTTCTTGTCAATCCCAGCCATTCTCTGAGCAGCTGCAGTCTTTCAAAGGTGATCGCTTCGACAACAACAAGCATCTTGCAAATGAATGGCTACTGGGAGAGGATCAAACGGGGAGTTCAGTGCTGAAGGTTTTCCAAAAAGAGTGAGAACCTGAATTTGGCTAAtggataaaacaaaaatgaaatattgcgtATTTATTATGTGGCAAAATGGAGATACTTTTGTTACATCTTGCCAAATCTGATGATTAGGCCAAGTTAACAGAATTatttttctctaaaaaaaaaaagaaataataataataattacaagtTAGAACTTTGTGTTTggtgatattgaaatattgcTAAATTGGCAAGAAATGAAATGATACTGTTCTCAACTTTTTATTGGAATCAATCAGGCCTTCTTTGTCCTCAGCTCAAGTAACAGATGTTTAATTTACTTTTATGTCCTCTTGTATTTACCTTCTCCAcctcttttgtgtttctgtactTTTTACCCTCCGGCCTGTGTTCGtctttatatttgttgttatGGTATGGTTTGATATTTGCTGTAGAACTTCCAACTGACGAGATGATAAGATTACATTACTGTGCAGTTGCTTTAACAATAGCTAAACATCCAAATGACCACAATCCATAATTGTTAATGAAGTGTACTGTTTTGCTATGGTATTTTGTTATGATGTAGTCGACTACTTAAGTATATTGTAATAGCCCTGCGCtgttttgatgtttgttttaatgtgtatATTTACTATAGATTGTGCATGttgttgattcttttttttcttttcatttgtttgcttgttttttgtttgtttgtttgcattgtAAACCAGCTTAGGATATAAAAGCTGTGGTGTGTTTCTTAGAGACAAGTTTTTTACATGGACTATGTCAAACTAAACTGATCTAAACTAAACTATGGGGCATGTATGATCCTGATGTGATGCAATATACGAAATGTACCAtgactgtaaagaaaaaaaattggccAGTACTGTGAATTCTACAGTTGTAGTTTGTCATAGTTCCACAAGATGGACGACTTTGATTCTATAAAATTTAAGCCACAAGTATGTTTAACGTGCTGCATATTTTTTAACCTCACTGCTTTAAATGTATGATCTAAGCTTCcttcaaaacacaaaatactaaaatattatatttaaaaaacaaaacaaaacaacaacctcACGTAATACCTTCCAATAACAATCAGTCGCTGATAGGATTGGTGTGCTGGGCCGGGCGGACTGCTTGTCTAAACCCCAGAGTGAAGGAGAACATCTCCTGTGTCTGGATGCTAATTGCCCCTATGGGGGTGTTGGTGCTTGACCTGGGAGTATAGAGTGTTTATGGGTAGTGTGAGTGTACAGTATTCATTTCTGCATGTCTTGATGTTGGGTGTGTGAGGAAGGggaatgcatgtgtgtggctGTTTGTCTATGTCTGTGTCAGGTCTGGTCTTACACTCCACCTCTCTTAGAACATCTCAGGCTCCCCCAGGAGCTAAAAGCACAGGGTTGTCCCTGCGGTGGTCCTCCTGGAGCTTTCATGGTGTGGTGGGCTTCTCCATGCCTTCTTCAGGTGTTGGTGGGCGGGACTGTGGCTCCCCACATACACTGTTAGACAGTTACAGTGGGAAACCTTATGAACACAAGCACACTCCTGCATGGCAAGACATGTTCACACAGATGTACAAGCAGGTACTCACAGACACATGTCATCTtgggctgctgctgcctctaaaAATATCTTTTATTATTAGTACTGTGTTCAGTAACAACATCACTGTTATTTATGTTGGTAGTTGCTCTGGTTTCTCTGCTCCCCCCCTGCCTCTTCTCAACAACTggcattttttctctctctctccctctctgttaaCTTTCTCCCCAActtaactttctttctttttgtcttttcccgTCCAGGTCTCTTTACTATTATACCATAGAGGATGGTATCAAAGGCTTTAGTTAAGACTGAGAAATAAAAATTGCATTcacatttgcagttttgtcttcaAAAACTGCAGCATAAAAGTAGCTGGAAACATGCAACAGAAATTGGCAGTACTAAAGAGGCTGAACACAATAGCTGTGGGCTGTGTTCACCTGGATTGTACTTACATCATTAAGGAGGTGCATATCAAGTTGTTCTATAGGTTATAGCGCAGGATTTCAGAGGAGTGTTGATATGGTGCAGCTTTCCCACTGAAGCATAAATCTTCAGTATCAGTGAGCTTAGAGATTTTCAGCTCTAACTCAAATGTTGTGAAGCTGTGCACTTTGTTAACAATGGCAAAGAAAGGTGATATAACTCACCACTTTTatctttcttgtctttttagGGAACTTGTCCAGAGCATCTTTCCACAGAAGAAGATCTTATTTCATTCCTGGTTTCAGCTCCTGCTTCTATTTTGTGTTTTGGCCTTAGGCTTGTGTTACACCCTGTCCAGCCGCCCGCTGTCACTATGGCAGAGCTTCCCACTGCAGGAACAATACCAGTGGTTTTTAAACCAGAACAGTAGGGTTAATGCACCTGCTTACCGCATTCATCCCAAAAACAAAGTTATATTAAACAAAACCACTGAACCTTCGACTGTGCGATCTACCTCCCTCCAGTACCACCAAGCCTATCCACGCAACTACCATTTTCTTATGGATAACACAGAGGTTTGCAAGAACAAGATCCCATTCCTGGTTCTCATGGTTCCAGTGGAACCAAAAAATGTGGCAGCTCGGGACGCGATCCGCCAGACATGGGGCAAAGAAAACATAGTTCAGGGTGAGGTGGTACTCACTTTATTTATGTTGGGTGTCTCTAGAGAAGATGATGTTGAGAAGCTCAAACAGGAAAATTTGCAGCACCATGATCTGATCCAGAGTGACTTCACAGACAGTTATCTAAACCTAACAATCAAAACCATGGTGATCATGGACTGGCTAAGTACACACTGCCCTGCAGCAGCCTATGCCATGAAGATTGACTCTGACATGTTTCTGAATGTTGACAATCTAGTAATCATGCTAAAACAGCCGGGCATCCCCAAGACCAACTACCTGACAGGGATGCTTATGTGGAACAGACCAGTCGTTCGTTCCAAGAACTCCAAGTGCTATGTGCCTGAGGAATTGTATCCAGAGCCTGAATACCCGACCCACACACTGGGTATGGGATATGTCTTTTCTAATGATCTTCCAGAGAAATATGtggaaatttatttatttgtatattttaaatgtgatttagGGTTACTGGgttgtaaagatgaaagtgagctACTGCATTACATTTAAGGTTTTATCAAGAGCAATATGCAGGGAATTTACATTTGCATTGACCAATGGTACCTGGCTCCTCAGTTTCCTGTGGGACATTTTAATACTTGAAACATAAACTACTTGAAGGTATCCCAGGCAAGGTTTAATAAAAACTCTACAACTGATGCTTGTGTTTCAGCCATTTTGGCAGGGTTGACGGACGGGGTGGAGTTGTTTGTACAGCACAAGTTACCACATTACCTGGGGCTATCACCGTTGCCTGTGTGTTTGGTTTCCAGATACCATTAGGGTGCACTTAGGGGtgtggttataatgtaggctaGAGGCACAACctcacaagcacacacaaaaaaggggtgagaggggagaaacaaacagacaaatccACTACAACTACTGATGCATTAGTGAAAGAATTCAGCACTTCACTTACTTCTTAAGGGTATGCGGagcattttgagaaaaaaaacttgaagtTACTTAAATGTGTTTAGAAATAATACAGCTGGGGTTAAGCTTTAAAGTGACTTCTAGTGAAAGgtgtgaatattttaaaagattATAAGGTTCATTTTacatattaaattatatttaaattaaatggaCTGTTCTTATTCATTTGAATGTAATTAATATGTTTTTCCAAAACCTGAACGTTTCTCCGGTGGTTGTGAGGAGTGTCATTCACATACTAGAGTCTATGATAATACCACAGTAGAgcactgtcttgtttttttttctatcagtgGGAAATCTGGGATCCTTAAAAGTCCTTAGAAGACAATTCAATGTGCTGAGCACTTTCAATGCTTTTAGACTATTCCtttgttttaactgtctcaTTGCATACATCTGTTAACTTCCTCTTGTGTCTTAGTCCGTCCCACCTGAAATAAGAGACACTGGCAGTAAAGAGTCATTAAGTCAAGGTTCACTGTACATCTTAAAGAAAAATGCACCTTAGTACGAGGGTTCTGATCTCAAAGATGGACAGCATTTAAAGGTTAAAATGGACTTGAAGACTGTAATTGATTCACGCTCTCTAATTACACAAACAGACTGCCAGAAACAGACTGCTTCCACCATGTATGTAGTACTTTATTTAGTATGCTGTAGTAATGAGGGATACACTTAGTGGAAATGACATTTGCAATGGTTGACTGGTTATTTGCAACATGTAATGCCTCTgattattcaaaaaaaaaaaaaaaaggcaaaaactaaGACTAAACACATGCCTATTTACATTTAACAAGATGTAGAATATCAAGTTTTATTCAAGGTCTGAAGTGTTGGGTTTGATGACGCTTGTACATCTTTGCCCACTGTGTAGTCTCATAGCTTTACTGGGCCATGATGGCGATCTTACATTATATAGTTGCAGGCAGATAAAAGAATTGATTTGTTGttaaagataaagaaaatgttCTGCATGTAAAGAAAAGCATCTCACTCTCAGTTTGACATTTGTAGACTAATGTGGGCAAAATCTAAATGAaattttttaatgtcattttttttttgcctgtcttGTCTGGCAGCTTATTTGATTTTCGTTAACTGGGACTATAAAAACTCTGCCATCcatggatgttactttgacatgtaCCACCTACCTAAGCATTGTTGCAGACTATTTACACTCTTTAATGCAAAAAGTATTCTGTGATGACCGTGacctctttcagcaggataatgccaAAAAGGAAAAACGGTATGGTTTGAAGggaaaaacaagttggaggtgttAACTTTGCTTTA
Coding sequences within:
- the LOC113024561 gene encoding beta-1,3-galactosyltransferase 2-like, producing MDKKRHIKGIFICIAAAVIFIFFYLNSNKVVRNIPYQPASAEPRWEDPGPYHVAYPRNYKFIMDDTPTCRTTTPFLILMVPVAPGNVATRDAIRQTWANEKLVLGQQVETVFIVGLPGGSDAKHQQEKLQQENQLYHDLIQSNFQDSYYNLTIKTMVILEWLAAHCTKASFVMKIDSDVILNVPNLVKLLVDPSTAKQNYMTGLVWWHSPVLRNPFIKFYMPRSVIAESEYPPYPLGFAYVMSLDLPGKILGVSPEIKPIYIEDAYLGMCLKRLGVSPTDPPEETMFLVNPSHSLSSCSLSKVIASTTTSILQMNGYWERIKRGVQC
- the LOC113024559 gene encoding beta-1,3-galactosyltransferase 2-like — translated: MISCRLSSLRISGRDWIDAGGAQTRRDFRELVQSIFPQKKILFHSWFQLLLLFCVLALGLCYTLSSRPLSLWQSFPLQEQYQWFLNQNSRVNAPAYRIHPKNKVILNKTTEPSTVRSTSLQYHQAYPRNYHFLMDNTEVCKNKIPFLVLMVPVEPKNVAARDAIRQTWGKENIVQGEVVLTLFMLGVSREDDVEKLKQENLQHHDLIQSDFTDSYLNLTIKTMVIMDWLSTHCPAAAYAMKIDSDMFLNVDNLVIMLKQPGIPKTNYLTGMLMWNRPVVRSKNSKCYVPEELYPEPEYPTHTLGMGYVFSNDLPEKYVEIYLFVYFKCDLGLLGCKDESELLHYI